The genome window tttgacgaatcaagatatgagccaccaccttcatatacttattatgaggaaccatggcgtgaacaacccacctcatatgagtactataaagaacaaaatttcgacccttatccatcatatacttacaatgaggaacaatggtatgaaccatctacttcatatgagtactatgaggaaccaaggatcgaacaaccggattcaagctttgaggatcccgatcctttttctatcaccgaagtgaccgataggatattagaaaaaattaaactatcgagcgatacataaaagaatctcgcgcaagggaagaggagtcccgcgcaagagaagaattaaataaaaaaacgatAGTTGAATAGtcaaaaatggaagaacaaataagtgaaaaaccgacacatgagttaaacaacgaaaggggTGAGGACGATAAtattaaaattcaagaagagtctaattttgaagaaattaatctcttgtcaccttcttatgaaaatcattgtttagtaccaactcatgctaagtttttaaaaaagttaaacactaacactaaaattgaagaaatggtaactgttgagttaactaatgatcaaacttcgctaataaaagaagacccatttgaaattaacattacaccggttccatgtttctttcaaaattcgtttaatAGTAACGttactattgataaagatctttgtgttaacctaatacctaattacattttcgaaaaattaagtattagtgatttttctccacttcaaatacccatttttctatctaatcggaaaataataaaatcagtCGGTATAGTTGAGGACGTCttggtccaaacaaatcaaatggtaatcccaaccgacattgtcatccttgatgacgctcctctagtgttgggacgaccttttgtaaaaactcacgaagccttgaaaaaccggaagtacaataatctatctattcaattaggggcCTTCAAAAGATGTGTCGATCTTGAATGACcaatgaaatatccaatcggcaatgacgacccctaattgaagatgagccagaaccacccgataaggagggtctagcctcTTTTTTGTACCTCCATCCCCATTTACAAAGAAGAGCCCTGTTGACATTAAACAACTTACTAATACCCAAACCCCCCCAATTTGACGGGAATTGACAGCCTCTCCCAAGCCACCCAATGGGTCTTCCTGACATCACAAGATCCTCCCCACAAAAATTTTTTATCATCCGTTCCAAATCCTTGGTTTCAAAGATTTAGTTGGGAAGGCTAGCCAGGACGGACCGAATAAGAGTAACTTTCCCACCGATAGAAAGTAAAGCAGACTTCCATAATGTAAGTCTTGATTCAAAGATATCATAGACGGGTCTCCAATTTCCGATACGATTCATATTCGCCCCTACCTTGAGACCGAGATATTTAAACGGGAGGGAATCCGACTTACAACCAACACTATCCGCCAAACTTTCCACGTCCGCTAAATCCACCCCTGTACCGAACAAACTTGACTTCCCTAGATTAATTCGCAATCCAGAGTACACATGAAAACATCTTAAAATTCTCACAATATTAAGAGCATTACCCAAGCTCCAATCCCCAATGATAAGGGCGTCatccgcaaaaaaaaaaaagaagagaaaGGGTGGGTCCATCGTTAGGAAGATGAGATGAACGCCTGAAACAATACCAAGCTCCAAAGCTTTGTCAAAGAGACATGCCAAGGCTTCCATAACCACCATGAACAGAAAAGGAGAGATAGGGTCGCCTTGTCTCTTTCCCTTCCCACATTTAAATTCAAAGGTGGGCGCTCCATTAACCAAAACAGAATCCCTAGCCGAAGAAAGAATACCCCAAATCCACTTACACCACCTAGCCCCGAAACCCATCTGTCGGAGAACATCCATCACAAACCCCCAGTTGATATTATCATACGCCTTTTCGAAGTCGATCTTGAACAGTAACGCTTCCTTCTTACTTTTTTTTTCAGCCAAGAACACACCTCATTGATGATAAGAGGACCGTCCAAAATGAATCTATCGCCCAAGAACGCAGACTGGCTGTTGGAAATAACCAACCCCAAGACCGTCTTCAACCTGTTAGCTAAAACCTTGGATATCACCTTATTAACCACCCCCACCAAACTAATAGGGCGGTAGTCACCAAGATCCGAAGGGTCTCTAATTTTCAGAACCAAGGCAATGAAGGAAGAGCCGCACCTAGCATTAATCTGACCAGACTCAAAGAAAGCCACCATAAAAGACAAGAAATCATTCTCAAAAAGGAACCAAAACCGTTTAACAAACCGAAAGTTGAACCCATCCGGGCCAGGCGCCCGATCATCCCCACAGTCAAACACCGCGGCTTTGATCTCCGTAACTGAAAACTGAGATTCCAACCAGGAAGCATCAGAAGAAGAAGACAACTTCTTCAAATTAGCACAAGCCAAATAAGGATGGGACGCACAATCTTCCACAAACTTGGATCTGAAGAAGTTCAGGACACCCTTCTTGACTAACGAGGGTTTAGAGACCCAACTATTGCCGATGTTTAACCCGTGAATAACATTGGAAGCTATTCTGCAGTTAATCATAGAatgaaaaaattttgaattttcatcaCCCTCCTTGGCCCATCTAACCCTCGACCTTTGCCTCAGGTCCATCGTGTTGGCAAACTCCATCTCGGCTAAGGTCTTTTTGTTCTCTGACATAATCCATTCCTCCTCTGCTGTCAACAATCTAGTTTCAAGAACAGACTCCAGCTCCTCCAACTCTGTCACAGCAACTCTACGAGATTCACCCTCCTTTTGAATCATCTTGTCTCTCCACTCCCTAATCCTACCACGAACGAAACCCAACTTTTTAATCAGAGCAACGTCAGGGGGATAGCCAGAAGCCGAGAACTCACTACAAGCGTTTTCCACAATCTCCGAAAACCCCTCTTTATCCAACCAAGAGTTAAAAATACGAAACGGACGAGGCCTGAAGTTAACCGCTTTAGAAATCAAAACAACAGGGCAATGATCCGACCACATACCGGGAAGAGCATGACACGAGCCTCCGACCACCCGTTGAAGAAGTTCGAATTAACTCAAAATCTATCAAGCTTACTCAGCTTATTCCCGTTTTCCGACCGCCAAGTGAATTGCATGCCTCTCATGTTGTACTAAATCAGACCCGCATCAAACacaaaagcattaaaattattgGCACATGAAGGTTTAAAAGCACAATTCTTCCTCTCTTCGCGAAAACGAACAACATTGAAATCACCCCCAATAATCCAGAACCCATCAGAATTATTAATAAGACCCGTTAATTCCTCCCAAAGAGCCTCTTTAGCCGTGATCCCTTGGGGAGCGTAAACATTCAGGAAATTAACAACAGAGTTGCAGCCCGCTAAAAAAACCTTTAACTAGGAGAAAGTGCCTATTTTTTAGAGCCGAATCCAAGAGAAACAAACTTTCATCCCACATACAAATAAGGCCCCTCGAAAGCCCAGAGGCATCAACCGACTCCATACCAAATTTGTGACTTCCCCAAAATTTCGATAATTTCGATCTAGTAACTCCAGCCAGTTTAGACTCTTGAATAGCAAGGAAGTTGATACCGTGATCCCGAATAATAGAGTTAATCCATCCAGATTTATGAATACCCCCTAAACCCCTTACATTAACAGAGAGACAATTCATAGCGGAAACGATTTGATATCTGAATTGACGATGGAATCCTTGACCATACCAGAAAACTCGTTAAGCTTAACTCCAAGCAAATCCCCAACAGCAACAGTATCTTCGACTTCCTTATCCACCCCTAAGGGAATGACTGATCCAGGGGGAACGAGAATCCCGACGGAGCCATCGGCCGCTCCGTTGTCATCCATCCTAGTTTCTTCGAGATCCACCGGGATGGCATCAACATTGAGGTCAAGCCCTTCAGTATTCCTCACCGTGTCTGGCCTACTGCTCACAGAGACAACAGGGATATTATCAGTAAAACCAACAAAACCAAATCCCTCTTCCTGCTCCTCCCACTCTCTTCTGGACCTCTTCGTGGGCCGAAGTTCCCCAGGAGAACAATTATTACCACCCTGGGCCTGACCTTTCCTGTGTTTAAAGCCCATGGAAGACTTTCGATGGCACCACCCTGGGCCTGACCTTTCCTGTGTTTAAAGCCCATGGAAGACTTTCGATGGGCCCTAGACTTTAATATGCCGAAAGCCAAACCAAGCCCAAAAGGAGGGGGCCCAATCCCATCAACAGAAGCATTGGGACCCACCGAAGCTGACATATTACCGATATTCAAAGAAGGCTTAGGGGGGCCCGCCATCGACTCCACAAAAGGCTGGAAGTCATGATTGTCCTCGTGCACATGAAAGGGGGACTTAACCTCGGACTGAACGCCATCATTATGAGAAGACTTTTGAATTCCTTTAGACCTTCCATCTTCTGAGACCCCTCAACTCCCTCCTCCCCAGAGGTGACCGGATCAACCACCGGAGAAGACACCAATGTGGATTCCGAAGCCGGTCCACCATCAACCTCAAAATCCAGACATTCGGGGACCCAGTCGTTGAGTTCCTCAACCACCCAAATTCTAAAGACCTTATTCGTCCATTTCAACGACACCAATTCATTGCACCATTTAGCATCACCCACTAACACTCCAATCTTAACAACGGACAAATCCAGATCCTCATCGATATCTTTAGGGACAAAAAGGACCTTACCGAAAAGCTCACCGACCTGCATGAAAACATCAGCCTCCAAAAGATTCAGTGGAATGCCATGCAACTTCAGCCAAGCCACCCGTTCCATCGGCAGCGACTGACCCGACCAGGGTTCTAACTTGTTAAACCATGGCCCCCAAATGTTATGATCATCCAAGAAACGTTTCGCCACTGAATCATCAGGGAAAGAAATCAAAACTGATAGACCACCCAAATACTGGATCCTTGTGAAGTCCACCCTAGCAATCCTTAAGAGTTTGTCGAAGTCAACGAGGGTTTCCAGGACCACCGTTCTACCGATAACCGCCAATCCAGATAAATCCTTAAAAGCAAAGGTTCTGTCCGGCACCACAACTGACCTTTCCACAGGAGCCATTCCGAATTCACTACCTCTTCCAGAGGCTGAAGAGACCTTACCCTTATCTTTGTTCTTACCCAAAACATCGGAGTAGGATCTACCATCCCTGAAGTTAAACATATTGCCCTGACCATAACCAGCACTACCTGAGCGATTGGGATGAACTGACCCGACGAAAGGGGGGTCCAAGACCCCGGAATTCTCCACCGCAAACTTGGCTAAATTAACCTGAAGTTTAAAATTCCCCATTTTAACACCTTTCAACCTGCCTTCCAAATCTATGACATCCTTAAATCCCTTGAACGTGACAAAGCCGAAATTGTTCCCGTTTTTGTCCCTCTTTCTGGCCACGTAAACTCTTGCGACATTCCCAAACACACTGAAAAATTCCCCAACATCCACAGAGCTACACCGGTTCGGAAGATTAGAAACAAAGAATTTCGACAAACCTAGGCTGGACTCTCCCATGCCTGACCAAAACAAGCAAATGAGCTTTAAAGTATCGAGTTTATTATTGGCATGTCTTTAAACTAAAACAATTAACATGATTTCGCTAAACAAAACTGTGAACTTACCAGCTTTATGCTGATACATTTTTTattttgcatgcttgtaggttgTTAGACGAACATAGCTTGCAATCGAAGGAGCTATGGACGTTATGGGTCGAGCCGTGGTTAACATATttgatgttatgttatgttttgcGAACAACTGGTTTTTAATTACTTAGAAACTATTTCAAATGCTTCCACTGAACGCTTATTGTTTTAACTAGATGTTTTGAATTACACTTTTCACCTTGAATGGGAATTCGAATTTATTATATTActgttagttcaatgtgattagtggctagatcctggtacgtcacacgcctggCGGTGGGTTCCACATTAGGTactttgggggtgtgacaatttggtatgagagccactggttatagtgaactaggttttaaaacgtttttataaaaccagactataaccgaatcaGTTTCGAAAGCGACCATGACACTtcgctccagattgcaaggttcgtctgtACTTACTGTATACATTATATATCTAGCATACGCATACGCATCCGCATAcgcattgcattgcattgcattgcatgTAGTTGCATACATAGTATTGTAGCACCTCTAGAATTTCGTGATCCTTATTGTCTGACAACACCTTGCTTTTAATACTCAAATCTGAGGATCTTTTGACGTAAGTTAAGAGGaactgagatgaacatgcaaattaCATTATTATCACGGGTGCACAcgtaataataatgtggggtgcatgtgagtcccagtgaggcttagcAAGTGTAAAAGGATTCTGACCCATTGTCCTACATAATTGGGAATTCAACAATCT of Helianthus annuus cultivar XRQ/B chromosome 1, HanXRQr2.0-SUNRISE, whole genome shotgun sequence contains these proteins:
- the LOC110872942 gene encoding uncharacterized protein LOC110872942, with translation MGESSLGLSKFFVSNLPNRCSSVDVGEFFSVFGNVARVYVARKRDKNGNNFGFVTFKGFKDVIDLEGRLKGVKMGNFKLQVNLAKFAVENSGVLDPPFVGSVHPNRSGSAGYGQGNMFNFRDGRSYSDVLGKNKDKGKVSSASGRGSEFGMAPVERSVVVPDRTFAFKDLSGLAVIGRTVVLETLVDFDKLLRIARVDFTRIQYLGGLSVLISFPDDSVAKRFLDDHNIWGPWFNKLEPWSGQSLPMERVAWLKLHGIPLNLLEADVFMQVGELFGKVLFVPKDIDEDLDLSVVKIGVLVGDAKWCNELVSLKWTNKVFRIWVVEELNDWVPECLDFEVDGGPASESTLVSSPVVDPVTSGEEGVEGSQKMEGLKEFKSLLIMMAFSPRLSPPFMCTRTIMTSSLLWSRWRAPLSLL